From the genome of Scytonema hofmannii PCC 7110, one region includes:
- a CDS encoding restriction endonuclease: protein MDYLEIDALVQGIVYCEPAVKQDLGRRFAAYLGLKPGKAGADGGIDGEGEINGQRVYFQSKLSKNLLDASLVAEFWRYLTKYEADIGVMLAGAGYTSGFQSRLEQFPNIDKLKIHLLTLEDIFAETPKFEQAVIDLPPLQDLSSGKWASLR from the coding sequence ATGGATTACTTAGAAATTGATGCCTTAGTGCAGGGAATCGTATACTGCGAGCCAGCTGTTAAACAAGATCTTGGGCGTCGGTTTGCTGCTTATCTTGGATTAAAGCCAGGTAAAGCAGGAGCAGATGGAGGAATAGATGGAGAAGGAGAAATTAACGGGCAAAGGGTTTATTTTCAATCGAAATTGTCTAAAAATTTGCTAGATGCTTCATTAGTAGCAGAGTTTTGGAGGTACTTGACAAAATATGAAGCTGATATTGGTGTGATGTTAGCAGGCGCTGGCTACACATCTGGTTTTCAATCACGGTTGGAACAATTCCCAAATATCGATAAATTGAAAATTCACTTATTGACTTTAGAAGATATTTTTGCAGAAACTCCCAAGTTTGAACAAGCTGTAATAGATTTACCTCCATTACAAGATTTAAGTAGCGGTAAATGGGCAAGCCTCAGGTAA